In a single window of the Chondrocystis sp. NIES-4102 genome:
- a CDS encoding KaiB domain protein, translating to MMTNVIPNIFKGIALFTPGGDLIYGIDPSKNTQWHSHLCLGLQENWGLVDSPHFLVPGYTATVERWLDPQTQQIKTIAEIYPSVQRYIPLLQVLFNLEPTTTWHLAPWLEEHCNRAIIETYRAKFPQLWEQRDLIIRHDPLAVSQITISPHCDPVGNYVFRLFISSDNLTAEKTLGNVHQLLEQGLDHPYTLKVIDIKNNPEQAIIHQIALTPTLVRIEPKPIKRIVGQFDDIPRILSIINC from the coding sequence ATGATGACTAATGTTATACCCAATATCTTTAAAGGTATTGCTTTATTTACCCCAGGGGGCGATTTAATCTACGGCATCGACCCAAGTAAAAATACTCAGTGGCATAGTCATTTATGTTTAGGGTTACAAGAAAATTGGGGTTTAGTAGATTCGCCTCATTTTTTAGTACCTGGATACACAGCAACCGTAGAACGTTGGCTAGATCCTCAAACCCAACAGATTAAGACGATCGCTGAAATTTATCCGAGTGTACAACGTTATATTCCTTTGTTGCAGGTATTATTTAACTTAGAACCTACAACTACTTGGCATCTTGCACCTTGGCTTGAAGAACATTGTAATCGTGCCATCATTGAAACTTATCGAGCAAAATTTCCTCAATTATGGGAACAACGAGATTTAATTATTCGCCACGATCCGCTTGCAGTTTCTCAAATAACCATTTCCCCACATTGTGATCCTGTAGGAAATTATGTTTTTCGCCTATTTATCTCTAGCGATAATCTCACTGCGGAAAAAACCCTAGGTAACGTTCATCAGCTTTTAGAACAAGGTTTAGACCATCCCTACACATTAAAAGTAATTGATATCAAAAACAATCCCGAACAGGCAATAATTCATCAAATAGCATTAACTCCGACTCTAGTTAGAATAGAACCAAAACCAATCAAGCGCATAGTGGGGCAATTTGACGATATCCCCAGAATTTTAAGTATTATTAATTGCTAA
- a CDS encoding two component transcriptional regulator, LuxR family protein, producing MSEKQQLLLVDDEPGIRESVQAYLEDNEGWTVTVASNAEEALQTIEAQIPDLIISDIMMPQVNGYQFLHKLREDPRYRSIPVVFLTARGMTSDRIQGYEAGCDAYLSKPFDPEELEAIVRNLLSKNKPAGSSNDSSTELEKIARELVEIKAKLDDKLTGSGGISVTPSPIKIDLTPREQSVLDLVAQGLMNKEIARELTTSVRNVEKYVSRLFGKTGTNSRTELVRFALQHGLTQ from the coding sequence ATGTCAGAAAAACAACAGTTATTATTAGTAGACGATGAGCCTGGTATCAGAGAATCTGTGCAAGCATATTTAGAAGATAATGAAGGATGGACTGTTACTGTCGCCAGTAATGCCGAGGAAGCTTTACAGACAATTGAGGCACAAATACCTGATTTAATTATCTCTGATATTATGATGCCCCAAGTAAACGGATATCAGTTTTTGCACAAGCTGCGCGAAGATCCACGCTATCGTTCTATTCCTGTAGTTTTTTTAACCGCTAGAGGGATGACTAGCGATCGCATTCAAGGTTATGAAGCTGGTTGTGATGCTTATTTGTCTAAGCCTTTTGACCCTGAAGAGTTGGAAGCTATTGTTAGGAATTTATTGTCTAAAAATAAACCTGCAGGCAGTAGCAATGATAGTAGTACAGAATTGGAAAAGATTGCTCGGGAATTGGTAGAAATTAAAGCTAAGTTAGATGATAAATTAACTGGTAGTGGTGGTATTAGTGTTACTCCTTCGCCGATTAAAATTGATTTGACCCCCAGAGAACAAAGTGTTTTAGATTTAGTTGCTCAGGGTTTAATGAACAAGGAAATAGCTCGCGAATTAACGACAAGCGTGAGAAATGTTGAAAAATATGTTAGTCGTTTGTTTGGTAAGACAGGCACTAATAGTCGTACGGAATTAGTACGTTTTGCTCTACAACATGGTTTGACGCAATAG
- a CDS encoding aspartate carbamoyltransferase, with amino-acid sequence MLTAMITTTWTRRHILSLVDFTVAEYQTVLQTAVSFQKVLAGRTKKVPALQGRVVTNMFFEPSTRTRSSFELAAKRLSADILNFAPGTSSLTKGETILDTAKTYLAMGTDIMVIRHQQAGVPQAIALEMDRLNSGVTILNAGDGLHQHPSQALLDLLTITSVLDPDNPRIELLQGKKIAIVGDILHSRVARSNIYSLIACGAEVHLAAPATLLPQEFLAMVDKSHQGQLYLHWELKPALENADFVMTLRLQKERMTGNFIPSLREYHQMFGITRDRLQLCQPHVKVLHPGPTNRGVEITSDLMDDPDLSLISQQVTSGVAVRMALLYLIGISN; translated from the coding sequence ATGTTAACAGCTATGATCACGACTACCTGGACAAGACGACATATCCTTTCTTTGGTTGATTTTACCGTTGCCGAATATCAAACGGTGTTACAGACGGCTGTTAGTTTCCAAAAGGTGCTAGCTGGTAGAACTAAAAAAGTCCCAGCACTTCAGGGTAGAGTTGTAACTAATATGTTTTTTGAACCCTCAACCCGTACTCGTAGTAGTTTTGAATTAGCAGCTAAAAGGCTTTCTGCTGATATTTTAAATTTTGCCCCAGGAACTTCTTCTTTAACAAAAGGCGAAACTATTCTCGATACAGCTAAGACTTATTTAGCGATGGGGACAGATATTATGGTCATTCGCCATCAACAAGCAGGAGTCCCACAAGCGATCGCTCTTGAAATGGATAGGTTAAATTCAGGAGTCACTATTTTAAATGCAGGGGACGGTTTACATCAACATCCTTCCCAAGCACTATTGGATTTATTAACTATTACTTCGGTTTTAGATCCTGATAATCCCCGTATAGAATTACTACAGGGGAAAAAGATAGCTATTGTTGGGGATATTCTACATTCTCGCGTTGCTCGTTCTAATATTTATAGTCTGATCGCCTGTGGGGCAGAAGTTCATTTAGCAGCACCTGCTACATTACTACCTCAAGAGTTTCTAGCAATGGTTGATAAAAGTCATCAGGGGCAATTATATCTTCATTGGGAACTTAAGCCCGCCTTAGAAAATGCCGATTTTGTCATGACCCTACGGCTGCAAAAAGAACGTATGACTGGTAATTTTATTCCGAGTTTACGGGAATACCATCAAATGTTTGGCATTACGCGCGATCGCTTGCAACTTTGTCAACCCCATGTTAAAGTTCTTCACCCAGGCCCTACTAATCGTGGTGTGGAAATTACTTCTGATTTGATGGACGATCCTGACTTAAGTTTGATTTCTCAGCAAGTAACTAGTGGTGTAGCAGTGAGAATGGCATTGTTATATTTAATCGGCATTAGCAATTAA
- a CDS encoding twitching motility protein: MNQRIGSQPLPPPPPPPSSTLGRTNSNSHITAPKTTEIQNPSVPRPPATSNMQVKSNRPQRSAGQPSLEHIIRKAYDQGYSDIHLGVGEVPRMRDRGEMALADYPKTDLNTFMSWIHEVLTDEEVAQFQRELEFDGATQYEFARVRINIFDALQGPALVMRLIPLKILTMEQLGLPPVFQDISDAHKGLILVTGPTGSGKSTTMAAMVDYINKTHAKHIITIEDPIEFVHQSKRSLIKHREVGINTRKFDNALKAALREDPDIILVGEMRDRETVNTALKAAQTGHLVMGTLHTNSAIKTIERILTLYNAEEQDAMRVAISESLVAVISQGLCRTTDGKRAAYHDIMVNTETVRDYIKQGKYDEIHTLMQNGEFDGMITTNQALFSLYEDGRITEETALEMSPTANEMAMMLRGRI, from the coding sequence ATGAATCAAAGAATAGGTTCACAACCATTACCACCACCACCACCACCACCATCAAGCACTTTAGGTAGAACCAATAGTAATAGTCATATAACCGCTCCTAAAACCACAGAAATCCAAAATCCTAGTGTGCCAAGACCCCCTGCTACTAGTAATATGCAGGTCAAAAGTAATCGCCCTCAAAGGTCTGCGGGACAACCTTCTCTAGAACACATAATTAGAAAAGCTTATGATCAAGGATATTCCGATATCCATTTAGGGGTAGGGGAAGTACCAAGGATGCGCGATCGCGGAGAAATGGCTTTAGCAGACTATCCCAAGACCGATCTCAATACTTTTATGAGTTGGATACATGAAGTATTAACCGATGAAGAAGTAGCGCAGTTTCAGCGAGAATTAGAATTTGATGGGGCGACTCAATACGAATTTGCCAGGGTAAGGATTAATATCTTTGACGCTTTGCAGGGCCCTGCTTTAGTAATGCGTTTAATTCCCTTAAAGATTTTGACTATGGAACAATTGGGTTTACCCCCTGTATTCCAAGACATTTCTGATGCTCATAAAGGCTTGATTTTAGTGACTGGGCCGACGGGTTCAGGTAAATCTACCACAATGGCAGCGATGGTAGACTACATCAATAAAACACACGCCAAGCACATTATCACCATTGAAGACCCCATTGAATTTGTACATCAAAGTAAACGTTCCCTAATCAAACATAGGGAAGTAGGTATTAATACTCGCAAATTCGATAATGCGTTAAAAGCTGCATTAAGGGAAGATCCTGATATCATCTTAGTGGGGGAGATGCGCGATCGCGAAACTGTAAATACAGCCCTCAAAGCTGCGCAGACAGGTCACTTAGTAATGGGAACATTACACACCAATAGTGCAATTAAAACCATTGAAAGGATTTTAACTCTTTATAACGCGGAAGAACAAGATGCCATGCGTGTTGCTATTTCTGAATCATTAGTAGCTGTAATCTCTCAAGGATTATGTAGAACTACTGACGGTAAAAGAGCAGCTTATCATGACATTATGGTTAATACCGAAACTGTTAGAGACTATATTAAACAGGGTAAGTATGACGAGATTCATACACTGATGCAAAATGGGGAGTTCGACGGTATGATCACCACTAACCAGGCTTTATTTAGCCTTTATGAAGACGGTCGCATTACCGAAGAAACAGCCTTAGAAATGTCTCCTACTGCCAATGAAATGGCGATGATGCTTCGAGGCAGAATTTAA